A single window of Zea mays cultivar B73 chromosome 10, Zm-B73-REFERENCE-NAM-5.0, whole genome shotgun sequence DNA harbors:
- the LOC100272285 gene encoding CRS2-associated factor 1, mitochondrial-like, which translates to MLTLPGTLRRARAPPGLPPRRHLSRLLDRYGFVAPDSLTPAPREPHSDTADSAAAAKKRRAKKPPYRPPSSLDRGGRPPAHSDLPFDFRFSYTESTPASKPIGLREPRYSPFGPGRLDRPWTGLCAPAVDATLRDVEAEDPLPDAERGLEEARRRERERVLGEPLTPAERAFLVDRCQKNRTKRQINLGRDGFTHNMLSDVHNNWKTCEAVRIKCLGVPTVDMQNVCHQLEDKTGGLIIHRHGSLLILYRGRHYNPKKRPVVPLMLWKPAEPVYPRLIKTTIEGLTVEETKQMRKKGLHVPVLTKLAKNGYYASLVPMVRDAFLTDELVRIDCKGLPKSDYKKIGVKLRDLVPCILVSFDKEQIIVWRGNEDGSLQDRTQKSFLSFIDSDVASVKDETGDQEQIPSDLSYDGCSEMKCQITKVI; encoded by the exons ATGCTCACCCTCCCCGGTACCCTCCGCCGCGCGCGCGCTCCTCCTGGCCTCCCTCCCCGCCGCCACCTCTCCCGCCTCCTGGACCGTTACGGCTTCGTGGCCCCGGACTCCCTCACCCCGGCCCCGCGAGAACCTCACAGCGACACCGCCGACTCCGCCGCCGCTGCGAAGAAGCGCCGCGCGAAGAAGCCGCCCTACCGCCCTCCGTCCTCGCTGGACCGTGGCGGTCGCCCGCCCGCGCACTCCGACCTCCCCTTCGACTTCCGCTTCAGCTACACCGAGAGCACCCCGGCCTCCAAGCCCATCGGGCTGCGCGAGCCCAGGTACTCCCCGTTCGGGCCCGGGCGGCTCGACCGGCCCTGGACGGGGCTCTGCGCGCCCGCCGTCGACGCTACCCTGCGGGACGTCGAGGCAGAGGACCCCCTTCCCGACGCCGAGAGGGGGCTTGAGGAGGCGCGCCGGCGAGAGCGGGAGCGGGTACTGGGAGAGCCTCTCACCCCCGCGGAGCGTGCGTTCTTGGTCGACAGGTGCCAGAAGAACCGCACCAAGCGTCAGATCAACCTTG GGAGAGATGGGTTTACTCACAACATGCTAAGCGACGTTCACAACAACTGGAAGACCTGCGAGGCCGTCAGGATAAAATGCCTCGGCGTGCCAACGGTCGATATGCAAAACGTGTGCCATCAGCTTGAG GATAAAACTGGTGGCCTGATCATCCACCGGCATGGTAGCCTGTTGATACTGTACAGGGGTAGGCACTATAATCCAAAGAAAAGACCTGTTGTTCCGTTGATGCTGTGGAAGCCTGCTGAACCTGTTTACCCGAGGCTAATCAAAACGACAATAGAAGGGCTCACAGTTGAGGAGACAAAGCAAATGAGGAAGAAGGGCCTACATGTTCCTGTTTTGACAAAACTTG CCAAGAATGGATATTATGCTAGTCTCGTGCCAATGGTCCGGGATGCCTTTTTGACGGATGAGCTGGTTCGAATAGACTGCAAAGGATTGCCAAAAAGTGACTATAAGAAGATTGGAGTTAAGCTCAGG GACCTTGTTCCTTGCATTCTTGTCTCATTTGACAAGGAGCAAATCATTGTTTGGAGGGGAAATGAAGATGGGAGCCTACAAGATCGAACACAGAAGTCATTCCTTTCATTTATCGACTCAGATGTTGCATCAGTGAAGGATGAGACTGGTGATCAGGAACAAATACCAAGTGATTTGTCATATGATGGGTGTTCTGAGATGAAGTGCCAAATTACAAAAGTAATTTAG
- the LOC103641205 gene encoding somatic embryogenesis receptor kinase 2-like precursor, whose product MAAAEARRRSAVWALLPLLLRLLHPAALVLANTEGDALHSLRTNLNDPNNVLQSWDPTLVNPCTWFHVTCNNDNSVIRVDLGNAALSGTLVPQLGQLKNLQYLELYSNNISGTIPSELGNLTNLVSLDLYLNNFTGPIPDSLGKLLKLRFLRLNNNSLSGSIPKSLTAITALQVLDLSNNNLSGEVPSTGSFSLFTPISFGNNPNLCGPGTTKPCPGAPPFSPPPPYNPTTPVQSPGSSSSSTGAIAGGVAAGAALLFAIPAISFAYWRRRKPQEHFFDVPAEEDPEVHLGQLKRFSLRELQVATDGFSNKNILGRGGFGKVYKGRLADGSLVAVKRLKEERTPGGELQFQTEVEMISMAVHRNLLRLRGFCMTPTERLLVYPYMANGSVASRLRDRPPAEPPLDWQTRQRIALGSARGLSYLHDHCDPKIIHRDVKAANILLDEDFEAVVGDFGLAKLMDYKDTHVTTAVRGTIGHIAPEYLSTGKSSEKTDVFGYGITLLELITGQRAFDLARLANDDDVMLLDWVKGLLKEKKLESLVDEDLDHNYIDVEVESLIQVALLCTQSNPMERPKMSEVVRMLEGDGLAERWEEWQKVEVVRQEVELGPHRTSEWILDSTDNLHAEQLSGPR is encoded by the exons atggctgcggcggaggcgcgGCGCCGGTCAGCGGTCTGGGccctgctgccgctgctgctgcgGCTGCTCCACCCGGCCGCGCTCGTGCTGGCCAACACCGAAG GTGATGCCTTGCATAGCTTGAGGACTAACTTAAATGATCCTAATAATGTTCTACAAAGTTGGGATCCCACTCTGGTCAACCCCTGCACTTGGTTTCATGTTACCTGCAATAATGACAACAGTGTTATCAGAGT TGATCTTGGAAATGCTGCACTATCAGGAACTTTGGTTCCGCAACTTGGCCAGCTCAAAAACTTGCAGTACCT GGAGCTCTACAGTAATAATATCAGTGGCACTATACCTAGTGAACTTGGGAATCTTACAAACTTGGTCAGTTTGGATTTGTACTTGAACAACTTCACTGGTCCCATACCAGATTCATTGGGGAAGCTATTGAAGCTGCGGTTCTT GCGTCTTAACAACAACAGCCTTTCTGGTTCAATTCCAAAATCGTTAACTGCTATCACTGCACTCCAAGTCCT GGATCTGTCAAATAACAATTTGTCTGGAGAAGTTCCATCAACTGGTTCCTTTTCGTTATTCACCCCTATCAG TTTTGGGAACAACCCTAATTTATGTGGTCCTGGCACCACAAAACCTTGTCCTGGTGCTCCTCCCTTTTCTCCACCTCCTCCATACAACCCTACAACCCCTGTGCAATCACCAG GAAGTAGCTCTTCCAGTACTGGAGCAATTGCTGGTGGAGTGGCTGCTGGTGCAGCCTTGCTATTTGCTATTCCTGCAATTAGTTTTGCCTATTGGCGGCGCAGGAAACCACAAGAACATTTCTTTGATGTACCTG CCGAGGAAGATCCAGAGGTGCATCTTGGCCAGCTTAAAAGATTTTCACTACGAGAATTACAAGTTGCAACAGATGGCTTCAGCAATAAGAACATTCTTGGAAGAGGTGGATTTGGCAAAGTCTACAAAGGACGGCTGGCAGATGGATCTTTAGTTGCTGTTAAGAGACTAAAGGAGGAGCGCACGCCTGGTGGAGAATTACAGTTTCAAACAGAAGTTGAGATGATTAGTATGGCTGTACACAGAAATCTATTGCGTCTTCGTGGATTCTGTATGACACCAACagaaaggttgcttgtgtatccaTACATGGCTAATGGAAGTGTTGCGTCACGTTTAAGAG ACCGACCACCAGCTGAACCTCCGCTAGATTGGCAAACAAGACAAAGGATTGCATTGGGTTCTGCTAGGGGCCTGTCTTATTTACATGATCATTGTGATCCAAAGATTATTCATCGTGATGTCAAAGCTGCAAATATTTTGTTAGATGAAGACTTCGAAGCTGTGGTGGGGGATTTCGGTTTGGCCAAACTAATGGATTACAAGGATACCCATGTAACTACTGCTGTTCGAGGAACAATTGGGCACATTGCACCTGAATACCTTTCAACAGGAAAATCCTCTGAGAAAACTGATGTATTTGGCTATGGAATTACTCTTTTAGAGCTTATTACAGGACAACGTGCCTTCGATCTAGCTCGTCTTGCTAATGATGATGATGTCATGCTTCTTGACTGG GTCAAGGGGTTGCTCAAGGAGAAGAAACTGGAGAGTCTGGTCGACGAAGATCTAGACCACAACTACATCGATGTCGAGGTGGAATCTCTGATCCAGGTGGCGCTCCTCTGCACTCAGAGCAACCCCATGGAACGTCCTAAGATGTCGGAGGTTGTGAGGATGCTTGAAGGCGATGGTCTCGCCGAGAGGTGGGAGGAGTGGCAGAAGGTAGAAGTGGTACGGCAAGAGGTTGAGCTAGGCCCTCATCGAACCTCGGAATGGATTCTCGACTCCACCGACAACCTCCACGCTGAACAGCTGTCAGGGCCGAGGTGA